The nucleotide window AGTCGTGGGCGCGATTTGATGGCCCGGATGTTACTCGCTAAAtatcaagctcaaggcgcGATATGATGTCACGCAAACACTCAGTTGGGACTCATAAGGGAAAAAACGAGTGCGATTGACGAGAGAAATCCCATCAatgaagagagaggggaaaCAAGTGGAACGAACCACCGGCGACAGCGACGGCGACGTCGTCTATTTAAAATTGCTTTCCAGGCATCACTCTGGACCTTAGGGCCGCCCCCTGGCTGTTGGTGCAGACCACAGGGGTTAGCTGTCGCTTGGCATTGGTTCGCAGTGGAACGAGGGGACCGCCAAGAGCTCCGTttgtgatgttttggggaATTTTGGTCAGTGCTTGTGAGGAAATAACGAGATGCATGGGACTTGTGTAGAGTGCCGCTCCGTAATAAACCCTCTAGTGACTCAACGAAGCCTGTTGGAAATGGTGTAGTTACCTTGCTTGGTGATTCATGCCACTGATTTCGTCCACCGTACGGCGTCCGTTGGAGGCAAAGTTCCTGCTTCACTCTTCCGCAGTGAAAATATCAACTTGGCCGTGCCTGTTGGTATAGGGTATCATGTCCATAAAAGGGAAGCTGTCAGTACTATTACCAAAGATTCGACACAAAATCACGCCGTGCTTGAACCTCTTTTTGCCTTTTTACACTTTTTACTCCCGCTGtaaaacaaccaccaagccCATTATCCCGAGCATCACCGTCTTCATCCATGGGTGCTCAGACAGCATGATGGTGACATAGCCGACGAAAGGCATATATCCAACGACGCTCCTGCTTCAATGTTAGCATCCGCCCAGAAAGACCAATGCTGGTCACTAAGTAGGAGCAACGCACCCAATAATATCTTCTCTAACCAGGTAGTTTTGCCCAGGGGCGTAGAGCTTTGTGTCGTCGGAATCGTTGTTGTCTCCCTTGGTCAAGAGCTTTGCAGTCGGCCTAGAATACCACCTGTCAATCACAAATCCCCGTAAACAGCCACCACTGCCGCCGAATAACGAACCCAGTGCCAAACTTGCTGATAACCCTGTGCACGATTGGGATATCTTTATCCCTCACGttatacaccaccacctcgcccacGCTCGTTTCGGTAAACAGATTTCGGTTCCAGAGCAGAAGCAGGTCTCCTCTTTGGAAGGCAGGCTCCATGCTGCCggagaggacgacgacgatcgGAGAGGGGGAATCGCTGATGACGGAGAGACCTTTCCACATCTATTATTCATTTTGTTAGCTGGCCTACTCGGGGAGCTGGTTGGCAGGGAACGCACCATAAAAGCCGTGGACAGTATCAGGCCAAAGTTCATGAGCTGGGCGGCGGCCTGCCGCGGGTTTCCTAAGGCTGATAACATGTCTGCGGTATATGGGGAGAGattggtgtgtgtggtgcaGCCGGCAGGAGACGTTCGTTGCTGCGGCTTGGGAAGAGCTGTCTTGAATTCCAGGAGCTCGAATGGCTGATGGACGCGGAGACCACCGTGTCGAATTGGCAGTTTGTGATTGGAGCGTAATGCAAATAGTGGGGCCGCTTTTTGTGGGTCATTGACTTTCTGAGAACCCTTTATGGTTTTGGAGATGTTCAACTTTTGGAGACCATTATACTGTTCTTGACTTCCATAAGCACCGGCTAGCAATGTGTTTGCATCTACATGAGAGTTATGCTTTTCTTCAGAACCACTGACTGGAAGCGTCTAAGTCAACTCTCTCTTGGTAGCTACGTCTGTCTTGAGACGATTCGCTCCAGTCGTTTGACACCTTCCTTCCATGTTGAATGTAGCCTTCAAGGCAAGTAAGTGCTTGATGGCTATTCTGGTCCACCGTCACGGGCCCGGTTCATCGGACCGTGTTTGCAGCTGCCTCCCGTCTTGTTATCTCTCACAGCTCAAGCTCTCTTGCTCATGCCTTCCAACCGGCCTGCGGATGGTCTGAGTTGATGAAGGCGTGCCTGCCTTATTGATGTCTTTCATACTCAGAccctcaacttctcctctGTTCTTAGATCCAGGCcacctctctttctcttctaTCCTCCGATCCTCTAAGATTCGacatctccctcaacacctctTTTGGTTGTCAGTTGTTTTATAGCCATTGCTTCTCGCTCTTTGTTCAATCTGTTTATACAAAGCTCACGCAGAGCCCATCTGCCCCACGCTGCCTTCGCATCTCTAAAACACCGTCTCTTTGAGTACGGCCAGAATGTCTACCGAAGAGCGAGCTCCGCTCTTGTCGACCCGTCAAGGTCTTCCTGTGGCCAACAGCTCCTCGACCGTTCAGGACCATCCCATCTTTCTTCGAGTTTGCCATTCCCCATGGCCATGGGTTAGCCAAAGCTGTCTGGTGTACCTTCGCGGTCTCATCTTCTGCTACCTCACTGGCCTCGCCGGTATGCTCTTGCGATACAAATTTCACCACGAATATCCCCACAATGAGGCAAAGCCCAATTGGCATATCT belongs to Podospora bellae-mahoneyi strain CBS 112042 chromosome 6, whole genome shotgun sequence and includes:
- the SEC11 gene encoding Signal peptidase complex catalytic subunit (COG:U; MEROPS:MER0000602; EggNog:ENOG503P0U2), whose protein sequence is MLSALGNPRQAAAQLMNFGLILSTAFMMWKGLSVISDSPSPIVVVLSGSMEPAFQRGDLLLLWNRNLFTETSVGEVVVYNVRDKDIPIVHRVISKFGTGPTAKLLTKGDNNDSDDTKLYAPGQNYLVREDIIGCVAPT